AGTTTTATAAATTTTTTTGTTTCTGCATAATCTAAAGCATGTAAATGAGTATCTACAAATCCTGGTAGAACCAATTTTCCTTGCATATCAATTTTTTGCTTAGCATTTACTTTTTGAACATCTATATCTTTTCCAAGAAAAGATATTTTCCCATCTTTTATTCCCAATGCTTCATATACAGAATTATCCTTATCCATTGAGTGAAATTCTCCATTATACAATAACGTGTCTATAGTCATTTTGCCCCCTCCTTAAGTTTAGATGTTTTAATTAAAAGCAATTTTTATGCCAATAATCATATTTGCCTAACTTTATCTAAAATATATAATCTTTATCTTTTTATTATTTCTTATTTATTCAAGAAATCGTAAAAAATTTTACTGTTTTTAAAAAATATTTTACAAAACTATTCTAAGATATGTTAAAATAATTAAGGGGGGATAAAATGCTTGAAAGCTATATTGAATTAATAAAAATGATAGATAATTCCTTTGATGGAGTAATGGTTGTAGATGAAAATTTAATAATAAGGTATTGTAAATACTTTTCTGCTTCTGGACTTGGAAGTGTTGATGTAAAAACAGCTATTGGAAAAACTCCATTTGATATTTTTGCTAATATTACAAAAGAAACTTCTACCTTCTATAGAGCAGTAAAATATGGAGAAACTTTTCTTAATAATACACAGGTAATTCTTTACAGCAATGGAAAAAAAGAACCAATAATTGATAGCACTATTCCTATCATTATAAATGGTAAAATCATAGGAGCTGTAAACACAGTACGATTTGTCAGCAATTTTAAAAAAAATAACTTCACAAATCATTCAAATATAATAGCTCCATGTTTTAACGATCTTTACACAATTGATGATATAATTGGAACTTCTGAAGAAATACTTTCTTTAAAAAATAAGATATCTAAAGTTTCAAAGACAGATTCAAATGTATTTATCTATGGAGAAACTGGAACAGGAAAAGAGATGGTAGCCCAGTCTATTCATAGCAACAGCGATAGAAAAAATAAAATATTTATTTCACAAAATTGCGCTGCTATACCTGATAACCTTTTAGAAAGTATTCTTTTTGGAACTACAAAGGGAAGCTATACAGATGCAATCAATAGACCTGGAATTTTTGAAATGGCACATGGAGGTACAATTTTCCTTGATGAAATAAATTCTATGAATCTTAATATGCAGGCAAAGCTATTAAGAATAATAGAAGACAAAAAAATAACAAGAATAGGTGGAATAGAAACAAAGGAAGTTGATGTACGTATTATTGCTGCAATCAATGAAATTCCTGAAATTTCTATGACCGAAAAAAGAATTCGTCCAGATCTTTTTTACAGATTATCCAGTGTGCAGATAAAAACACCTTCATTAGCTGAAAGAAATGAAGATATTGAAGAGCTCGCTCAATTTTTCATTGAATTTTATAACAAAAAAATGAATAAAGATATTAAAAATATTTCAAAAGATGTTTTAAAAATTTTCTATGGTTATACATGGCCTGGAAATGTGAGAGAACTAAAAAATGTTATTGAAACTGCTTTTAATTTTTCTATTTCCAAAACTATTGAGCTTTCTGATATTCCAGAATATATAAAAAATTACAAAAAGGAAAATAATCATTTCAAATGCTCTATTTCTAATAATGAATATCCATATAAAGATATATCTCTCAGTATAGCACTTGAAAACTTTGAAAAAGATTATATATTGAAAGCTTCAAAAAATACACTATCTTTTTCTGAACTAGCTGATGCTCTCAAAATATCAAAACAACTTCTAAACCATAAAATTAAGAA
Above is a window of Fusobacterium varium DNA encoding:
- a CDS encoding (S)-limonene 6-monooxygenase; the encoded protein is MLESYIELIKMIDNSFDGVMVVDENLIIRYCKYFSASGLGSVDVKTAIGKTPFDIFANITKETSTFYRAVKYGETFLNNTQVILYSNGKKEPIIDSTIPIIINGKIIGAVNTVRFVSNFKKNNFTNHSNIIAPCFNDLYTIDDIIGTSEEILSLKNKISKVSKTDSNVFIYGETGTGKEMVAQSIHSNSDRKNKIFISQNCAAIPDNLLESILFGTTKGSYTDAINRPGIFEMAHGGTIFLDEINSMNLNMQAKLLRIIEDKKITRIGGIETKEVDVRIIAAINEIPEISMTEKRIRPDLFYRLSSVQIKTPSLAERNEDIEELAQFFIEFYNKKMNKDIKNISKDVLKIFYGYTWPGNVRELKNVIETAFNFSISKTIELSDIPEYIKNYKKENNHFKCSISNNEYPYKDISLSIALENFEKDYILKASKNTLSFSELADALKISKQLLNHKIKKYDLRKYINY